A DNA window from Leptolyngbya sp. KIOST-1 contains the following coding sequences:
- a CDS encoding exopolysaccharide biosynthesis protein: protein MARLSTELNRYFFEEVSTTQVSLKEILTLAGERTFGFLFVLLALPSALPVPAPGYSVPFGIVLFLLAVQLIVGRTRPWLPESWSHKQFDLGTVQKFVKAGTPWLRRLEAVSRPRLTPICASPPGRVVIGVAIALMAVSMMLPIPLTNTLPAIGIFVTGFGLLDDDGMISVAGLVLCLMGGTLTSLILLFGYEAVRAGLDLVLQR from the coding sequence ATGGCGCGCCTTTCTACCGAACTTAACCGCTATTTTTTTGAAGAAGTCAGTACGACCCAGGTGAGCCTCAAAGAGATCTTGACCCTGGCTGGCGAGCGCACCTTTGGCTTTTTGTTTGTGCTGCTGGCCCTGCCCTCGGCACTGCCCGTGCCTGCCCCCGGCTACTCCGTCCCGTTTGGGATTGTGCTGTTTTTGCTGGCGGTGCAGCTGATTGTGGGCCGGACTCGCCCCTGGCTGCCGGAGAGCTGGAGCCACAAGCAGTTTGACCTGGGGACGGTACAAAAATTTGTCAAGGCCGGCACCCCCTGGCTGCGGCGGCTGGAGGCCGTTTCCCGGCCCCGGCTGACCCCCATTTGCGCCAGTCCCCCAGGGCGGGTGGTAATTGGCGTCGCCATCGCGCTGATGGCGGTTTCGATGATGCTGCCCATTCCGCTGACCAACACCCTGCCTGCGATCGGTATCTTTGTGACCGGGTTTGGCCTGCTCGACGACGACGGAATGATCAGCGTGGCGGGTCTGGTGCTGTGCCTGATGGGGGGAACGCTGACCTCGCTGATTCTGCTGTTTGGCTACGAGGCGGTAAGAGCCGGGCTGGATCTTGTGCTACAGCGCTAG
- a CDS encoding S8 family serine peptidase: MSASPANPLEPSGGPRPALWGEILQRGGEELRLEKVPTRFTIRLDDPTALPALRQRLNPLTLRTVAGGELVEWQVAATDLENDLALVRRDPAVRFASHVYRLVDSPQTWVYLTDQLTVQFSPETAAATIEATLGSLGLAIEKPLAGISNAWVVRVTPTAVENPIKLANHLVSLDGVLVAEPNLAIATDSLYRPTDDRFRQQWHLSHSGGNSLAPGSHISAEAAWDITRGARSVVIAVSDDGFDLNHPDLQGTGKLVAPLDLQDNDAVPLPTRPTDNHGTAVAGLAIGEENAIGIVGVAPGCAFMPIRTTGFIDDRAIEQIFDEAVRRGAAVIACSWSPASTYFPLTLRQTNALTRAATTGRNGKGCVIVFSAGNANRPVSGTINETQWPQTVLSGPTRWLSGFAIHPDVIAVSASTSLGTKAAYSNWGEHIALAAPSNNAPPSMTLPQVGNVATGPPLRQALPGLGMVTSDRTQGAGYSSDDYTNTFGGTSSSCPVVAGVAGLVLSVNPNLTARQVREILQATADKIVDRNPDPQLGLQYGTYNASGHSQWFGYGKVNAAAAVREAQRRAFAGRQLGRVVQQQNQTPAAIPDHQLGGVESGVAIAATGAVTDIQVEVRVDHGFLGDLSLTLIAPDGSSVLLQGRTLGRQTELRQTYSLATTPVLVRLIGQPAQGTWRLRVVDSAPGATGTLLGWTLTLGVN, from the coding sequence ATGTCCGCCTCCCCTGCCAATCCGCTCGAACCTAGCGGTGGCCCCCGCCCTGCGCTGTGGGGCGAAATTTTGCAGCGCGGTGGCGAAGAACTGCGGCTCGAAAAGGTGCCCACCCGGTTCACAATCCGCCTGGACGACCCCACCGCTCTCCCAGCGCTGCGGCAGCGCCTCAACCCTTTGACCCTGCGGACGGTAGCTGGGGGGGAACTGGTGGAGTGGCAGGTGGCAGCGACCGATCTGGAAAACGACCTGGCCCTGGTTCGTCGCGACCCAGCGGTGCGGTTTGCCAGCCATGTCTATCGCCTGGTCGATAGCCCCCAAACCTGGGTTTACCTGACCGACCAGCTGACGGTGCAGTTCAGCCCCGAGACTGCGGCCGCAACCATTGAGGCGACCCTGGGCAGTCTGGGTCTGGCGATCGAAAAACCGCTGGCGGGTATTTCCAATGCCTGGGTGGTGCGGGTCACGCCTACCGCCGTTGAAAACCCAATTAAACTGGCCAACCACCTGGTCTCCCTGGACGGGGTGCTGGTGGCGGAGCCCAACCTGGCGATCGCCACCGACAGCCTCTACCGCCCCACCGACGATCGCTTCCGGCAGCAGTGGCACCTGTCCCACAGCGGCGGCAACAGCCTGGCGCCGGGGTCCCACATCTCTGCGGAGGCCGCCTGGGATATTACGCGCGGGGCGCGATCGGTGGTGATCGCCGTCAGCGACGATGGCTTTGATCTCAACCACCCCGACCTGCAGGGCACCGGCAAGCTGGTGGCCCCCCTCGATTTGCAGGACAACGACGCTGTGCCGCTGCCCACCCGACCCACCGACAACCACGGCACAGCAGTGGCGGGGCTGGCCATCGGTGAGGAAAACGCCATTGGCATTGTGGGGGTGGCCCCGGGCTGCGCCTTTATGCCCATTCGCACGACGGGCTTTATTGACGATCGCGCGATCGAGCAGATTTTCGACGAGGCGGTGCGGCGGGGGGCGGCGGTGATCGCCTGTAGCTGGTCACCCGCGTCGACCTACTTCCCGCTGACCCTGCGCCAGACCAATGCCCTCACCCGGGCAGCCACCACCGGACGCAATGGCAAGGGCTGCGTGATTGTGTTTTCGGCGGGCAACGCCAACCGCCCGGTCAGCGGCACCATCAACGAAACCCAGTGGCCCCAGACGGTGCTGAGCGGTCCCACCCGGTGGCTCAGCGGCTTTGCCATTCACCCCGATGTAATCGCGGTATCGGCTTCCACCAGCCTCGGCACCAAAGCCGCTTACAGCAACTGGGGTGAGCACATTGCCCTGGCGGCCCCCAGCAACAATGCCCCCCCCAGCATGACCCTGCCCCAGGTGGGGAATGTGGCTACCGGCCCGCCCCTGCGGCAGGCGCTGCCGGGGTTGGGCATGGTCACCAGCGATCGCACCCAGGGAGCGGGCTACTCCAGCGACGACTACACCAATACCTTTGGCGGCACCTCCAGCTCCTGCCCGGTGGTGGCGGGGGTGGCGGGGCTGGTGCTCTCGGTCAATCCCAATCTGACCGCCCGACAGGTGCGCGAAATTCTGCAGGCCACCGCCGACAAAATTGTCGATCGCAACCCCGACCCCCAGCTCGGCCTCCAGTACGGCACCTACAATGCCAGCGGCCATTCCCAGTGGTTTGGCTACGGCAAGGTGAATGCGGCGGCGGCGGTGCGAGAGGCCCAGCGGCGGGCCTTTGCCGGGCGGCAGCTGGGTCGGGTGGTGCAGCAGCAAAACCAGACGCCAGCGGCGATTCCTGACCACCAGCTCGGAGGGGTGGAGAGCGGCGTGGCGATCGCCGCCACGGGCGCGGTTACCGATATTCAGGTAGAGGTCAGGGTTGACCATGGGTTTTTGGGTGACCTCAGCCTGACGCTGATTGCACCCGATGGCAGCAGCGTGTTGCTGCAGGGGCGGACCCTGGGGCGACAGACGGAACTGCGCCAGACCTACAGCCTGGCAACCACTCCAGTCCTAGTGCGGCTGATTGGTCAACCGGCCCAGGGCACCTGGCGGCTGCGGGTTGTAGACAGCGCCCCCGGAGCCACCGGCACCCTGCTGGGCTGGACGCTCACCCTGGGGGTGAACTAG
- a CDS encoding BolA family protein, with protein sequence MITPDQVSAMIKAGLPDADVQVQDLTGGGDHYQVVVVSSQFEGRSLVQQHQLVYGAVREAMSSEAIHALALKTYTPGDWAAQGAAQSA encoded by the coding sequence ATGATTACTCCCGATCAGGTTAGCGCCATGATTAAAGCTGGCCTTCCCGATGCCGACGTGCAGGTGCAAGATCTGACCGGCGGCGGCGACCACTACCAGGTGGTAGTGGTGTCGTCACAGTTTGAGGGGCGCAGCCTGGTGCAGCAGCACCAGCTGGTGTACGGGGCCGTACGCGAAGCCATGTCCTCCGAAGCCATCCATGCGCTAGCCTTGAAGACGTACACTCCAGGCGACTGGGCTGCTCAAGGTGCCGCTCAAAGCGCCTAA
- the grxD gene encoding Grx4 family monothiol glutaredoxin — MDSATKEKLDQLIQNNTIMVFMKGNKLMPQCGFSNNVVQILNVLGVPFETVDVLADPDIRQGIKEYSNWPTIPQVYINGEFIGGSDILIELYQNGKLQEMVEIALAS; from the coding sequence ATGGATTCGGCAACCAAAGAAAAACTCGACCAGCTGATTCAAAACAACACCATCATGGTGTTTATGAAGGGCAACAAGCTAATGCCCCAGTGCGGGTTCTCCAACAACGTGGTGCAAATTCTCAACGTGCTGGGCGTTCCCTTCGAAACGGTTGACGTGCTGGCCGATCCAGACATTCGCCAGGGCATCAAAGAGTATTCCAACTGGCCCACAATTCCCCAGGTGTACATCAACGGTGAGTTCATCGGCGGCTCCGACATCCTGATCGAGCTGTACCAGAACGGCAAGCTTCAGGAAATGGTCGAGATCGCCCTGGCATCCTAG
- a CDS encoding aromatic ring-hydroxylating oxygenase subunit alpha: protein MAHQQIYPRGCTFTESDWDALYPFWYPIAFSRDVSDRPVTATLLDQRLVIWRTSGGLSVANDICLHRGVPLSLGWVSGDELVCKYHGFHYSADGQCVKVPANPEASIPKKLCLKTYPVQEAYGLIWTNLSGGNLYPLPALPEWDDPEYQQILPQAVDLEAAAGRQIEGFLDVAHFAWVHTETFGDINNPVVPRYEVVATEHGLRAEYLSTVSNFPKAMQDRAPADFKWLRVFEVFLPFAARLTVHFPGQGRLCILNAASPVSARKTRVFVPICRNFDKDMPLEPVYEFNYQVFEEDKEVVEAQYPEDLPLDMAAESHIGADKTSITYRRGLRSLGLGAIYTA from the coding sequence ATGGCCCATCAGCAGATTTACCCCAGGGGATGCACCTTTACCGAGTCCGATTGGGATGCCCTCTACCCGTTCTGGTATCCGATTGCCTTTAGCCGCGATGTCAGCGATCGGCCTGTCACCGCAACCCTGCTGGACCAGCGACTGGTGATCTGGCGCACCAGCGGCGGCCTATCGGTTGCCAACGATATCTGTCTGCATCGGGGTGTGCCCCTCAGCCTGGGCTGGGTGTCGGGGGATGAGCTGGTGTGTAAGTACCACGGCTTTCACTACTCCGCCGATGGGCAGTGCGTCAAGGTGCCGGCCAACCCCGAGGCCAGTATTCCTAAAAAGCTGTGCCTGAAAACCTACCCGGTGCAAGAGGCCTATGGCCTGATCTGGACCAACCTCAGTGGTGGCAACCTGTACCCCCTGCCCGCCCTGCCCGAGTGGGACGACCCCGAGTATCAGCAAATTTTGCCCCAGGCGGTGGACCTCGAGGCGGCGGCGGGGCGGCAGATAGAGGGCTTTTTAGACGTGGCTCACTTTGCCTGGGTGCACACCGAAACCTTTGGCGACATCAACAATCCGGTGGTGCCCCGCTACGAGGTGGTGGCGACCGAGCACGGGCTGCGGGCGGAATACCTCAGCACCGTGAGCAATTTCCCCAAGGCCATGCAGGACCGGGCACCGGCGGACTTTAAGTGGCTGCGGGTGTTTGAGGTATTTCTGCCCTTTGCGGCGCGGCTCACGGTGCACTTTCCGGGGCAGGGGCGGCTGTGCATTCTAAACGCGGCCAGCCCGGTGTCGGCCCGCAAAACCCGCGTGTTTGTGCCGATTTGCCGCAACTTCGACAAGGATATGCCCCTGGAGCCGGTGTACGAGTTTAACTACCAGGTGTTTGAGGAGGACAAGGAAGTGGTAGAAGCCCAATACCCCGAAGACCTGCCCCTGGATATGGCGGCAGAATCCCACATCGGGGCCGATAAGACGTCTATTACCTACCGCCGGGGGCTGCGATCGCTCGGTCTGGGCGCGATCTACACGGCTTGA